A genome region from Aggregicoccus sp. 17bor-14 includes the following:
- a CDS encoding DUF2085 domain-containing protein → MFWLSHHRASERHRTVRLGGVHVCARCLGTYPALALGLALLFTLRAPLAWRWDVPGVLLLTLPALVDWSVGQLRPAWGGNVQRALTGVLLGAALARSLHVHLQRPLPPVLLAQGALVTAVALPVIVLRLRRVDPNAGPAVEGMQDEGPDGP, encoded by the coding sequence GTGTTCTGGCTGAGTCACCACCGGGCCTCTGAGCGGCACCGCACCGTGCGGCTGGGCGGCGTGCACGTGTGCGCGCGCTGCCTCGGCACCTATCCGGCGCTGGCGCTGGGGCTCGCGCTGCTCTTCACCCTGCGTGCACCCCTCGCGTGGCGCTGGGACGTGCCGGGGGTGCTGCTGCTCACGCTGCCCGCCCTGGTGGACTGGAGCGTGGGGCAGCTGCGGCCTGCGTGGGGCGGCAACGTGCAGCGCGCGCTCACGGGCGTGCTGCTGGGCGCCGCGCTCGCCCGCTCGCTGCACGTGCACCTGCAGCGCCCGCTGCCCCCGGTGCTCCTCGCGCAGGGCGCCCTGGTGACAGCCGTGGCGCTCCCTGTCATCGTCCTCCGGCTGCGGCGCGTAGACCCAAATGCGGGCCCGGCCGTTGAAGGAATGCAGGACGAGGGCCCGGATGGCCCGTGA
- a CDS encoding ABC transporter ATP-binding protein, with protein MSGPLVQVKDLRTHFPVRGGVLGRVRGTVRAVDGVSFEVARGETLGLVGESGCGKSTLGRSLLRLVEPTSGSVRFDGQELVGMPARELRALRRRMQLVFQDPYASLNPRLTVREIVGEPFAIHGLARGAERERQVLSLLALMGLPRDAMDRFPHEFSGGQRQRIGIARSLAVRPDLVVADEPISALDVSIQAQIVNLLVDLQRELGLTYVFIAHDLKIVEYISTRVAVMYLGKIVELAGAEDLYRRPRHPYTQALLSAVPEVDPALRKERLLLQGDVPSPLAPPPGCAFHPRCPYAFERCRREVPPLYDVGGGHVAACHLNDPATS; from the coding sequence ATGAGCGGGCCCCTGGTGCAGGTGAAGGACCTGCGCACCCACTTCCCCGTGCGCGGCGGGGTGCTCGGGCGCGTGCGCGGCACGGTGCGGGCCGTGGACGGGGTGAGCTTCGAGGTGGCGCGCGGCGAGACGCTGGGGCTGGTGGGCGAGAGCGGCTGCGGCAAGAGCACACTGGGCCGCAGCCTGCTGCGGCTCGTCGAGCCCACCTCGGGCTCGGTGCGCTTCGACGGCCAGGAGCTGGTGGGGATGCCTGCGCGCGAGCTGCGCGCGCTGCGCCGGCGCATGCAGCTCGTCTTCCAGGACCCCTACGCGAGCCTCAACCCGCGCCTCACGGTGCGCGAGATCGTCGGCGAGCCCTTCGCCATCCACGGGCTCGCGCGCGGGGCCGAGCGCGAGCGGCAGGTGCTCTCGCTGCTCGCGCTGATGGGCCTGCCGCGCGACGCGATGGACCGCTTCCCGCACGAGTTCAGCGGCGGGCAGCGCCAGCGCATCGGCATCGCGCGCAGCCTCGCGGTGCGCCCGGACCTGGTGGTGGCGGACGAGCCGATCAGCGCGCTGGACGTCTCCATCCAGGCGCAGATCGTGAACCTGCTGGTGGACCTGCAGCGCGAGCTGGGGCTCACCTACGTGTTCATCGCGCACGACCTGAAGATCGTGGAGTACATCTCCACGCGCGTGGCCGTGATGTACCTGGGGAAGATCGTGGAGCTGGCGGGCGCGGAAGACCTCTACCGCCGCCCCCGCCACCCCTACACGCAGGCGCTGCTCTCGGCGGTGCCCGAGGTGGACCCCGCGCTGCGCAAGGAGCGCCTCCTGCTGCAGGGAGACGTGCCCTCGCCGCTCGCGCCGCCGCCGGGCTGCGCCTTCCACCCGCGCTGTCCCTACGCCTTCGAGCGCTGCCGCCGCGAGGTGCCCCCGCTCTACGACGTGGGCGGCGGGCACGTGGCGGCCTGCCACCTCAACGATCCCGCTACCTCGTGA
- a CDS encoding RNA polymerase sigma factor, translating to MARDGGAVAAEASDEQLMLAFRAGDARAFEALVRRHRGPVFHFILRFSGQRARSEDLLQETWLKVVRSAREYEPRAKFTTWLYTIARNLCVDSARKESYRQTESLEAPASARAEEGARPLGEALPDGGASPERGAHAARLRPLLERALAQLPEEQREVFVLREYSGIAFKEIAEVTGVSENTVKSRMRYALESLRRTLAALGVDGDLADGERTVAG from the coding sequence ATGGCCCGTGACGGGGGTGCGGTGGCAGCGGAGGCCTCAGACGAGCAGCTGATGCTCGCGTTCCGCGCGGGCGACGCGAGGGCGTTCGAGGCCCTCGTGCGCCGTCATCGCGGGCCCGTCTTCCACTTCATCCTCCGGTTCTCCGGGCAGCGGGCGCGCTCGGAGGACCTGCTGCAGGAGACCTGGCTCAAGGTGGTGCGCAGCGCCCGGGAGTACGAGCCGCGGGCCAAGTTCACGACCTGGCTCTACACGATCGCAAGGAACCTCTGCGTGGACAGTGCGCGAAAGGAGAGCTACCGGCAGACGGAGTCGCTCGAGGCGCCGGCCTCCGCGCGCGCAGAGGAGGGGGCGCGTCCGCTGGGCGAGGCGCTGCCGGACGGCGGCGCGAGCCCGGAGCGCGGCGCCCACGCGGCGCGGCTGCGCCCCCTGCTGGAGCGCGCGCTCGCGCAGCTCCCCGAGGAGCAGCGCGAGGTGTTCGTGCTGCGCGAGTACAGCGGCATCGCATTCAAGGAGATCGCCGAGGTGACGGGCGTGTCGGAGAACACCGTGAAGAGCCGCATGCGCTACGCGCTGGAGTCGCTGCGCCGCACGCTCGCGGCCCTCGGCGTGGACGGCGACCTCGCGGACGGCGAGAGGACGGTGGCCGGATGA